TACAGAACATTGTACCTCTCACCCACCCATTTTGAGTTCTTTGTAATATATACCGTGGTTCGTTCCAGAGCGGCAGTCAAACCCGGCGAACGAGCAGATATCTAAACGTCACACCCATACGGCTGTAACATCGCGGCGTCGCCGCCGAAGGTTTTCCGACGGGAGTTCGAGAGCGGGACGATATTGTGACCACAACGATTATGGTAGTTTGTGCCTCAGTTCCCGTCATGAGCGGCGAAACGACAGACGATTCCGTACTGATAGCCGGTGCCGGACCGGTCGGGATGACGACCGCGCTCGCGCTGCACGCGCGAGGAGTCGACGCCACCATCCTCGAAGCCGAATCGGCGGACCGCGACCGGTCGGGGAGTCGCGCCATCTACGTCCACGGCTCGACGCTCCGGACGCTCGAACGGGTGAGCCCCGGACTCGGAACGGACCTCGTCGAGGAGGGACTGGTGTGGCCGACGCGGCGCACCTGCTGGCGGGGCAAAGAAGTGTTCTCGCGGACGTACGACACGCCCGGCGGCCACGGCGACATCCCGCACTTCACCAGCGTCCCGCAGGTGCGCACGGAGGAGTACATGCACGAGGCCCTCGACGAGGCCGGTATCGACATCCACTGGGACGCCGGGGTCGAGACGGTCGAGTCGTCCCCCGAGGGCGTCCGCGTCGAGACGGCCGACGGCCGCGAGTGGGAGGCGCCCTACCTCGTCGGCGCCGACGGCGGCGGGTCGACCGTCCGTTCGGAGATCGGTGCGAACTTCGAGGGCGACCAGTCGGAGAACTCCTTCATCGTCGCCGACGTCGAGGAGGTCGAAGAGGACCCCCGCCCCTTGGAGCGACTGTTCCACTACGACGACCCCTCGGTCGGCGGGCGGAACGTCCTCCTCGTCCCCTTCACGGGCGGGTGGCGCCTCGACATCCAGTGTCTCGGCGACGACGACGCAGAGGAACTGAGCGGCGACGGACAGATGCGCGAGTTCGTCCGCACGGTGATGGGCGAACGCTACGTCGACAACATCACCTGGGTGTCCACCTACAAGTTCCTGCAGGTGATGGCCGACACGTTCGTCGACGAGCACCGCCGGGTCCTCTTGGCCGGCGAGGCCGCCCACCTCCTCGCGCCGTTCGGCGCGCGGGGGATGAACTCGGGCATCGCGGACGCCGACGAGGCCGCTTCGGCCGTCGCCGTCGCCCTGCGGTCGCGGACCGACGGCGTCGCGCGCGACGAGGTCGAACTGTACGCCGCCCGCCGAGAGAAGGCGGCGAAGTACAACATGGAGGCCGCGGGGCAGGCGCTCGAATATCTTCAGGGCGACGACCCCGAGACGGTCCTCCGCAAGGAGGCCGCCGCGGCGATAGCCGACTACTTCGAACCCGCCGGCGAGTATCTCGACGACGCGCCCTACGGCCCGCACGGCGCACCACCCATCGTCACCACCGGGAACTACTGAGAACCGACGACCGGGCGGTCGCTCCGACTCGCTCGTTTTTCTCGCCCGTCGCGCAAGAAGAGCGTCGCGTCCGCAGTCGCCGCGTCGGTTACAAGTCGAGTTTCTTCGCCACCCAGTGGTCGCGAGCGGCGAGCACCATCTCCTCGTCGTCCGCGAACGCCGTCGTCTCGGCGATGAACTCATCCCACGCGCCGGTCGGCACCTGTTCGAGTTCCGCGGCCGAGGAGACGTCCGACGGACTGGCCGCGACCATCTCCTCGAAGTCGTCGAACTCGGTGTACTCGGCCATGAACGCCTCGTCGAACACGTCTTCGATGGGTATCTCCGAACCGATGTCGTGGACGTCCGACGCCTCGGGCACGTCGTCGGCAGACGCCACCGTCGACTCTAGGTCGGTATCGAGTGCCATACCGGATGCAGTGCGCCGACCGTAATAAAATCTCCTTCGGCGCGCCGAACGCTCGACGACTACGGACCGCTCCGCCTACGGAGACCACCACCCTTTATTAGCGTCTCGACCGCACGTCTGTCCATGCGCTTCGTCAGATACGACGACGGACAGTTAGGTCTGCTCACCGACGACGGCACCGGCGTCATCGACCTCGGCGACCGACTCGACCTCGACGGCCGCGAACCGCTCCTCGACTACGTGGAGGGCGACTACGACGCCGAACAGTACGCCGACGAGGACCCCGACCACGACGTTGAGGACGTCGATCTGCTGTCGCCCGTCGGCCGGCCCGGCAAGGTCATCGCCGCGCCGCTGAACTACGAGAACCACATCGAGGAGGCGCTTTCGGACCGCGACATCACCACCGACGAGTGGTTCTCCATCAAGGACAAAGGCTACTTCCTGAAGGCGCCCTCCAGCGTCGTCGGCCCGGACCACGGCGTCGAACTGCCGTTCTCGGACCGCCGGACGGACCACGAGATAGAACTCGCGTTCGTGATGGGCGAGGAGGCCAAGGACGTCGACGCCGAGGACGCGTGGGACCACATCTTCGGCTACACCATCCTGCTCGACATCTCGCTGCGCGGCGACCAAGACCGCTCGAACCGCAAATCCTACGACACCTTCACCGTCGTCGGACCGTGCGTCGTCACCGCCGACGAGATAGACGACCCCCAGGACCTCCAGATGGAACTGCAACTCAACGGCGAACGACGCCAGTACGAGAACACGGGCGATATGGTGTACACCTGCGCCGACGTCGTCCAGTACGCCTCCCTCGGCGCGACGCTCGAAGCGGGCGATATCATCACGACGGGGACGCCGGAGGGCGTCAGCGAACTCTCCGACGGCGACACCATCGAGGCCGAGATAGAGGACGTCGGCAGTATGACCGTCGACGTGACGGGCCGGGACGTCAGCTACGAGGACGCGAACGTCCAGAAGGGCGGCCAGGAGTAATCATACGCGGCCGCGGGTCGGTCAGTCGTCTCCGTCCTCGTCTCCCTCTTCGGCCGCGTACTCCGACAGCGCCGCCCGGAGGTCGTCAGGGAGTTCCATCGAACCCTGCCCGTCGGCGGGGGCGCAGACGCGCTGTTCGTAGCCGGTGAACGCCACCTCGCCGTTCGAGCGCGCGACGTACTCGAACCGAACGCTTCGGTTCCCGAGGTCCGGTGTCAGTTCGACGGTCACCTCGTCGCCCGCCTCCACCGGCCGCTCGAACTCGAAGTTCATCTCGACGAGCGGCAGTCCGTAGCCGTGCTCCTCAACGATCTCCCAGTACGGGAATCCGATGTCCTGCATGAACATGTCGGACGTCTCGTGCATCGCGTCGACGATGCGCGGATAGTGGGCGATACCGAAGGAGTCGGCGTCCGAGAACCGGACGGTCCAGACGCGTTCGTACGTCACGCTCGGACCTCCGGTCGCGTCGCGCGGGTCGCTCTCGACGGCGACCCGGTGGTTGTCGTTCGAGTCACGGAAGTCCCTTTTCCCGGCACTCAAAAGAGTGTTTCTCTCGCCTCTCCTGGCGGAGCGACGACGCGTTCGCCGACATCGAACGAACTGCACGGTCGAGGAGCGAATCGGAGGGAAGAACGCACCCGAGAGGCGAGCGTACGGCGCCAGAGGCGTGGTACCGGCTCTCGGTTCCGAAATCGCCGCGTCGCGGAGAAGAAATGTTCGATTACACCGAACAAAAGGGAGCGGAGACCGCGGGCCGGAGATGAAATGAAACCGAGATTCCCGGAATCAGGGTAGAGAGAAGACGCCGGAACGGTGTCGAGCGATTCGGCGGGTGATCGACGACCGTAGGGAGACGGATTTTTGGCATTCTATTACATAACTAGTTTTGTAATATCCATCCTCAGATTCCAAACGGTCACTCGGCGGTTCGGTGAGGTCGAACGCTACGAGGGAGAACGCTCGTTCGGCGTCGCCGCGGAACACGGCGACGACCCGTCGTGCGAACCACCCGTGAGTCTTTCGAGCGACCTGACTTCGTCTCGGCGTCGTATGGTTCTCATATCCGAAATATAGTTTCGTATATCGAATTTCGGACTGATATTTGCGAATTTCAGACACACATAGGTCGGAGAGGAAATCTGCCATGGACGCGTTTCGACGCCGTTTTCCGACGCTGCCCGAAGGTGTACCCGATGGACTTCGAGACAGACCGCCGCCAATTCCTGGAACTCGCCGGGACCGGAACCGCCCTCTCGCTCGCCGGTTGTAGCGCGCTCCAAGACGACGCCGCCCAGCAGACGACGACCACCGGAGCGGGCGAAAGCGGCGACGGCTCCCGACGAGTGGCCGTCACCGTACAACCCGACCAACAGAAACTCCAGCAGCGACGCCAGGAGATCCAGTCCGAACTCTCCTCCGGGAACGTCTCCCGGTCGGAGGCGCAACAGCAGTACCAGACGGCGCAGCAGGAACTGCTCACCCAGGCCGTCGACTCCTTCCGCCAGCGCGCCGACTCGACCTCGAACCTCAGCGTCGTCGGCGCGGTCGAGCAGTTCGGAATCATCCTCATCGCCGGGGCACCGGCCGCCCTCATCGACTCGCTGTCGTTCGAGACGGTGAACGCGCTGCTCCCGCAGGAGACGTTCCAGCAGGCGAAGTCGCAGGCCCAGCAGGGAAGCGGAACCGGGACCGCGGGCTCGGGCGCGAGCGCGACCGCGGTCGGGGATTCGACCGAGACGCCCTCTAGCTGAACTGTTCCGAACCGGGAGCGCCGACCGCTCCCGCCTCACCGCCTTCGATTAGTTTTACTAGGCCCCGCTCGGACCGGAGGACGATGAGACGCCGCCTCGGCGCGTTGGACACGCTGCTTCTGACCGCGGCCATCTGGTTTCTGGCGAAGTTCGTCCGCTACGCGTTCCCCCCGCTGTTCCCCGAGTTCCAGGCGACCTACGGCGTCTCCAACGGCACCATCGGGCTGGCGTACACCGCGATGATGCTCGTCTACGCCGTCATGCAGTTCCCGTCGGGCGTCCTCGCGGACAGGGTCGGGTCGCCCCGGGTCATCGCCGGCGGCGTGGTCACCGCCGCCCTCGGCGTCTTCGCGCTCTCGCGTCCCGTCTCGTTCCCCCTTCTCGTCGGGGGGATGGTGCTCGTCGGCCTCGGTACGGGCGTCCACAAGACTGTCGCCGTCCGCTTTCTCTCGTCGGTGTACCCCGAGCGGAAAGGGCGCGCGCTGGGCGTCCTCGACACGTTCGGCGCGCTCGGGGGCGTCGTCGCGCCCGCGGCCGTCGTCGCCGTCGCCGGCAGGTACGGGTGGGGGACGCTGTTCTTCGGAAGCGGCGTCGCCGGCCTCCTCCTCGCCGGCGCGTTCCTCGTTCGGACGTCGCCCGCGGAAGCGTCCGGCGGGGGAGAAGAGGGCGGAACGCGTAGCGACGGGAGCGAGACGAATGACCGCGGCGGCGCGTCGCTCGACGATTATCTCGCGCTGTGCGCCGACCGGCGCTTCACCGTGTTCGTGCTCGTCACCGTCGCGTTCTCCTTCACCTACAACGGCGTCGTCGCCTTCCTCCCGCTGTATCTGACCGCTTCGGCGACGGTGAGTTCGACCGTCGCGAACGGGCTCTACAGCGTCCTCTTCGCCGTGAGCTTCGTCCAACTGCTCACGGGCGACCTGAGCGACCGCGTCGGCTCGCTGCGCGTCATCGTCGGAACGCTGACGCTGGCGCTCGTCGGTCTCGTCGGCCTCCTCGTCGGGTCGACGACGCTCGCCCTCGGCGCGTCGGTGGTCGCCTTCGGACTGGGGTCGCACGGCTTCCGCCCCGTCAGGGGCTCCTTTCTAGTCGAGTTGGTGCCCGACTCGCTCGCCGGCGGCGGCCTCGGCGCGGTCCGGACGGTGCTGATGGGGGCCGGCGCCGTCGCCCCCGCCGTCGTTGGCGTCGTCTCCGAACGGGCGTCGTTCGAGGCGGCGTTCGCCCTCCTGGCCGTCTCGCTGGTCGTCGCCGTCGCCGCCTCGGCGGGACTGCTCGCGACCCGGTGACGGCCGAGCGGACGGCTCTCGACGACCCCGAGCCGAGCGGCGCTTCCAGATGAGTGGATACTTCGCAAATTCGCACGTATAATTGAGGATTTTGGAACCGCAAATACAAATTATAGAACCATACGTTTATATACGCCACTACGAGCCGAGCGTTCGGCAGACGAGCGTCGGATGAGAAGCGTAGGTACCATCCGGCGAGCGGGTGCGGATAGTCGCCGAGTCGGTGCGCGTACGACCGCGAAGTGGTAGAGTCGAATCGGGTCGAGTCGCTTTCAGTCGTTCGCGTGCGGCGCCTCCGCGTCCGTCTCCGCGTCCGTATCCGTCTGCTCGGGACGTGGGAAGTTGTCGATGGTGTCGGCGCGGAACGCCTCTTCGTCGAACTCGTACTCCCCGTCGAAGAAGTCCATCAGTGTCCGGGTGTCGCGCATCGCGTTCTTCAGACTGGTCGAGGCGCCCGGCGACGGCGTGATATTGAAGATTATCTCGTCGCCGACGATCTTTGCCTCGCCCATGTCGAGGGCCTTCTCCTCGAGGTTGACGATCTGCGGACGGACGCCGCCGTAGCCCTTCGCGCGTTCGATGTCGTCGATAGTGGCGCTGGGGACGACCTTCTGGACGTGCGGCAGGAATTTCTCGGGACCCACCTTCGGGAGGTCGTAGACGAGGTTCCGGAGGACGTAGGGGAGGAGGATGCGGTCGGCGAGGATGTTGGCGTAACTGAGGAACGCCGCGGCGTTCAGTCCGAACACGTCGAGGAAGTCCTTGACCGTCGAGACGCGGCCGCGTTCGAGCGTTGGAACGAGTTTGGCCGTCGGCCCGAACCGCGTGATGGAGGGGTCGTGGACGTCGGCGTCGCCGTGAATCGCGGCGAACGGGAGCTTCTTCATCTGCAGGGTGTACACCTTCCCGTTCAGGAAGTCGTCGGCGAGGAAGAAACTGCCCGCGATGGGGAGCAACACCGAGTCCTGTCCGTAGCCGAGCGACTTCGCCATCTGGAGGCTGTGCGATCCCGCGGCGACGACAGTCACGTCGGCGTCGAACTTCCCGGCGGTCGTATCGAGCGTGAAGCCCTCGTATCCCTCGGTTATCTCTTCGACCTCCGTGGAGGTGTAGACGTCGACGTTCGCCTCCTCGCGGGCCTCCTCGACGAACGACTGCGAGGTGGCGCCGTAGTCGACGACGTAGCCGTCGGGCGTCTGGAGGGCGAGCAGTTCCTCGTCGGGGTCACGACCCTCGACGACCTTCGGTTCTATCTCGGCGATTTCCTCGCGGTCGATGGGTCGGAGCTTCGGGTACAGGTCGCCGAAGCCCTCCTCGTGGTAGCGCTCTTCGAGGCTCTCGACCTCCTCGTCGCCCACGGCGAGGACCATTTTGCTCCGCTTCGCGTGCATCTCGCGGTCGGGGTCGTGGTTCTCCAGATAGCCCGCGAGCGTCTCTGCACCCCGCTTGACGGACTCGGCCTTCTCGAGTTTGTAGTTCGTCTCGATGTCGCCGAAGTGCAGCGTCTGGGAGTTGTTCGTGTGCTTCGAGTTGATGGCGGCTATCTCTTCTTCTTTCTCGACGAGCGCGATCGATTCGATGTCGGTGAACTTCGCCGTCGTGTAGAGCAGCGAGGCGCCGCTGATGCCGCCGCCGACGATGACGAGGTCGTACGTTCCAGCCATAGTTGGTCCTACCTCGACAGTCGTGCTTCGACCCTTTAACTCGTGCTCTATCGCCTCGAAAAATATCGACAGCCGTTGCACGGCGTATCGACGATAGTCGTCTTCGGCGGTCGCACGGGGTCGACACGAGTCGGACGCCGGGCCGAATTCGGACCGGGTACGGTACCCCCGGCCGCGTTCGCCGTACCCCGGCGATGGTGGTTTCGACCCTCCGTTCGCACTCTCGGACTTCGACGGAGTCCGGAGTTCGGGAGGGGTTTGAGCCGTTCGCAGTTTCTACAAATTGTAGAATTTTCAGAATTTTGGAGATTCGCGCTCACGCTGCCGGCACTCTCTCCCGATACCGGCGCGGGACTCCCCGTACCGCCGGATTGACCTGTCGACGCCGCGAATTTTCGACTACGCGATGCTCACCGACACGCCGGGAATCCACCACGTCACGTCGATGGTCGGCGACCCGCAGGAGAACCTCGACTTCTACGTCGAGACGCTGGGCCTGCGCCTCGTGAAGCGCACGGTTAACCACGAGGACGTCCTCCGATACCACTTCTACTACGGCAACGGGTCCGGCGACGTGGGGACCGTCTACACCTGCTTTCCGTACCCGAACGAACCGCCGAGCAGGCGGGGGCGGCCGGGGATACCCGCCGCGGCGTTCGCCGTCCCGCCGGGGTCGCTCGGCGGCTGGGAGCGTCGGCTGAGCGACCGCGGCGTCGACACCGAGCGACGCGAGCGGTTCGGGGAGACGGCGCTCCGGTTCGAGGACCCCTCCGGCACCCGTCTCGAACTCGTCGGCGCAGAGTCGCCCGTCGACCCGTGGACGGACGGGTCCGTCCCCGCCGAGACCGCGATTCGAGGCATCCACGGCGTCACGACGCTCCCCGTGAACCCCTATCAGACCGCCGGCGTCCTGGAGACGCTGGGGTTCGAGTACGTCGCCGAGGAGGGCGACCGAATCCGCTACGAGGCTCCCGGCGACCGCGGCACCGTCGTCGACCTGCTGAATCGGGAGCCCCCGTTCGCCCGCGAGGGCATCGGCAGCATCCACCACGTCGCCCTCCGCGTCCCCGACGAGGAGGAACTCCGCGAGTGGCACGACCTGTTCCGGGAGCGGGATATCGAGGTGTCGCGCATCCGCGACCGGCACTACTACCGGGCGATATACGTCCGCGAACCCGGCGGCGTCCTCTTCGAGTTGTCCACCGAGGAGCCGGGCTTCGACATCGACGAGGGCGAGGAGGCGTTCGGGTCGTCGCTGGTCCTGCCGCCGTGGGCCGAGGAGGACCGCGAGATGATAGAGGGGCAACTGCCGCCGGTGGACGTGCCGGGTGCGGCGGAGTGAACCCGCCCGCTGGCGGGGGAACGGAGAGTCAAACGGGACCGCACGACCCCGACTCGTTCGTCGCCGCGGGCGCGCCGCGCGGGGCGGCGCGGGCGGCGGTGGTCGCCCTTCACGGCCGCGGCGCGACGGCGCAGGGAATCGTGAACCTCCTCGACCCGGTGGCCCGCCACGGCGTCGCGTTCGTCGCGCCGCGGGCCGACCGGAGTCGGTGGTATCCGGGTGCGGCCGACGACCCCCTCAAACGGAACGAACCACATCTCTCCTCGGCGCTCGGCGTCGTAGAGTCCGTTCTCGACCGGGTCGCGTCGACGGTCGGCGTCCCGCGCGAGCGGACCGTCCTGCTCGGGTTCTCGCAGGGCGCCTGCGTCGCCGCGGAGTACGCCGCCCGAAACCCCGGACCGTCGC
This genomic stretch from Halogeometricum sp. S1BR25-6 harbors:
- a CDS encoding VOC family protein produces the protein MLTDTPGIHHVTSMVGDPQENLDFYVETLGLRLVKRTVNHEDVLRYHFYYGNGSGDVGTVYTCFPYPNEPPSRRGRPGIPAAAFAVPPGSLGGWERRLSDRGVDTERRERFGETALRFEDPSGTRLELVGAESPVDPWTDGSVPAETAIRGIHGVTTLPVNPYQTAGVLETLGFEYVAEEGDRIRYEAPGDRGTVVDLLNREPPFAREGIGSIHHVALRVPDEEELREWHDLFRERDIEVSRIRDRHYYRAIYVREPGGVLFELSTEEPGFDIDEGEEAFGSSLVLPPWAEEDREMIEGQLPPVDVPGAAE
- a CDS encoding FAD-dependent monooxygenase → MSGETTDDSVLIAGAGPVGMTTALALHARGVDATILEAESADRDRSGSRAIYVHGSTLRTLERVSPGLGTDLVEEGLVWPTRRTCWRGKEVFSRTYDTPGGHGDIPHFTSVPQVRTEEYMHEALDEAGIDIHWDAGVETVESSPEGVRVETADGREWEAPYLVGADGGGSTVRSEIGANFEGDQSENSFIVADVEEVEEDPRPLERLFHYDDPSVGGRNVLLVPFTGGWRLDIQCLGDDDAEELSGDGQMREFVRTVMGERYVDNITWVSTYKFLQVMADTFVDEHRRVLLAGEAAHLLAPFGARGMNSGIADADEAASAVAVALRSRTDGVARDEVELYAARREKAAKYNMEAAGQALEYLQGDDPETVLRKEAAAAIADYFEPAGEYLDDAPYGPHGAPPIVTTGNY
- a CDS encoding acyl-CoA thioesterase, whose amino-acid sequence is MTYERVWTVRFSDADSFGIAHYPRIVDAMHETSDMFMQDIGFPYWEIVEEHGYGLPLVEMNFEFERPVEAGDEVTVELTPDLGNRSVRFEYVARSNGEVAFTGYEQRVCAPADGQGSMELPDDLRAALSEYAAEEGDEDGDD
- a CDS encoding alpha/beta hydrolase, encoding MNPPAGGGTESQTGPHDPDSFVAAGAPRGAARAAVVALHGRGATAQGIVNLLDPVARHGVAFVAPRADRSRWYPGAADDPLKRNEPHLSSALGVVESVLDRVASTVGVPRERTVLLGFSQGACVAAEYAARNPGPSPVVVLSGTLLGPTVDADADRYAGDERFDGTPVFVGCGADDARVDAGRVRDTADVFRSLGADVTERRYDGVGHEVTDDEFEYVDALLAGLVGDRDPG
- a CDS encoding MFS transporter; translation: MRRRLGALDTLLLTAAIWFLAKFVRYAFPPLFPEFQATYGVSNGTIGLAYTAMMLVYAVMQFPSGVLADRVGSPRVIAGGVVTAALGVFALSRPVSFPLLVGGMVLVGLGTGVHKTVAVRFLSSVYPERKGRALGVLDTFGALGGVVAPAAVVAVAGRYGWGTLFFGSGVAGLLLAGAFLVRTSPAEASGGGEEGGTRSDGSETNDRGGASLDDYLALCADRRFTVFVLVTVAFSFTYNGVVAFLPLYLTASATVSSTVANGLYSVLFAVSFVQLLTGDLSDRVGSLRVIVGTLTLALVGLVGLLVGSTTLALGASVVAFGLGSHGFRPVRGSFLVELVPDSLAGGGLGAVRTVLMGAGAVAPAVVGVVSERASFEAAFALLAVSLVVAVAASAGLLATR
- a CDS encoding FAD-dependent oxidoreductase, which produces MAGTYDLVIVGGGISGASLLYTTAKFTDIESIALVEKEEEIAAINSKHTNNSQTLHFGDIETNYKLEKAESVKRGAETLAGYLENHDPDREMHAKRSKMVLAVGDEEVESLEERYHEEGFGDLYPKLRPIDREEIAEIEPKVVEGRDPDEELLALQTPDGYVVDYGATSQSFVEEAREEANVDVYTSTEVEEITEGYEGFTLDTTAGKFDADVTVVAAGSHSLQMAKSLGYGQDSVLLPIAGSFFLADDFLNGKVYTLQMKKLPFAAIHGDADVHDPSITRFGPTAKLVPTLERGRVSTVKDFLDVFGLNAAAFLSYANILADRILLPYVLRNLVYDLPKVGPEKFLPHVQKVVPSATIDDIERAKGYGGVRPQIVNLEEKALDMGEAKIVGDEIIFNITPSPGASTSLKNAMRDTRTLMDFFDGEYEFDEEAFRADTIDNFPRPEQTDTDAETDAEAPHAND
- a CDS encoding fumarylacetoacetate hydrolase family protein — protein: MRFVRYDDGQLGLLTDDGTGVIDLGDRLDLDGREPLLDYVEGDYDAEQYADEDPDHDVEDVDLLSPVGRPGKVIAAPLNYENHIEEALSDRDITTDEWFSIKDKGYFLKAPSSVVGPDHGVELPFSDRRTDHEIELAFVMGEEAKDVDAEDAWDHIFGYTILLDISLRGDQDRSNRKSYDTFTVVGPCVVTADEIDDPQDLQMELQLNGERRQYENTGDMVYTCADVVQYASLGATLEAGDIITTGTPEGVSELSDGDTIEAEIEDVGSMTVDVTGRDVSYEDANVQKGGQE